In Rubrivirga marina, the following are encoded in one genomic region:
- a CDS encoding Y-family DNA polymerase, with protein sequence MSPASVVPLRRLVALVDCSAFYVSCERVFDPSLDGLPVAVLSNNDGCVIARSQEVKDAGVRMGEPFFKCRRELADMGARVYSSNYTLYGDMSRRVMDTLLSVSPHVVPYSIDEAFVHLPTGGRTGDALREHMEATAREIRRRVLRWTGVPVRVSVAETKTLAKAASEYARTLLKAGGEPVVCLWGHPDREAFLASLDVGDVWGVGRRWGQRLRDLGFSTAAKLAGAPDAVIRSRFNVVLLRTVHELRGTACVRDGDGPVERKTMVRSRSFGEPVEDVDVVRQAVATHAARAAEKLRREGLVAGRVGAFCTTKGFGQGPHRTGWVERDLTVASARTPDLIRAAMLALGEAFVAADAQGRTYRYRKAGVILNELRPVGTEQGALFGADERTPEWTAAQGRLMDAVDACNRRFGRRAVAFAAMGPLSALRKARDGAAGAPQWEMRRERMSPRYTTRWGEIAAVRA encoded by the coding sequence GTGTCCCCAGCGTCCGTCGTCCCGCTCCGTCGGCTCGTCGCCCTCGTCGACTGCTCCGCGTTCTACGTCTCGTGCGAGCGGGTCTTCGACCCCTCGCTCGACGGCCTCCCCGTCGCCGTCCTCTCGAACAACGACGGGTGCGTCATCGCCCGGAGCCAGGAGGTGAAGGACGCCGGGGTCCGGATGGGCGAGCCGTTCTTCAAGTGCCGACGCGAGCTGGCCGACATGGGCGCGCGGGTCTACAGCTCGAACTACACGCTCTACGGGGACATGAGCCGGCGGGTCATGGACACGCTCCTCTCCGTCTCGCCCCATGTCGTCCCCTACAGCATTGACGAGGCGTTCGTCCACCTCCCGACGGGCGGGCGGACCGGCGACGCGCTCCGCGAGCACATGGAAGCGACCGCCCGCGAGATCCGGCGCCGCGTGCTCCGGTGGACAGGGGTCCCCGTCCGCGTGAGCGTGGCCGAGACGAAGACGCTCGCGAAGGCGGCGAGCGAGTACGCCCGGACGCTCCTGAAGGCCGGCGGCGAGCCCGTCGTCTGCCTCTGGGGCCACCCCGACCGCGAGGCGTTCCTGGCCTCGCTCGACGTCGGCGACGTGTGGGGCGTCGGGCGGCGGTGGGGTCAGCGGCTCCGCGACCTCGGGTTCTCGACGGCGGCAAAGCTCGCCGGGGCGCCCGACGCCGTGATCCGGAGCCGGTTCAACGTCGTCCTCCTGAGGACGGTCCACGAGCTCCGGGGGACGGCGTGCGTCCGCGACGGGGACGGCCCGGTCGAGCGGAAGACGATGGTCCGCTCCCGCTCCTTCGGCGAGCCGGTCGAGGACGTCGACGTGGTTCGCCAGGCCGTGGCGACGCACGCGGCGCGGGCGGCGGAGAAGCTCCGGCGCGAGGGGCTCGTGGCCGGCCGGGTCGGCGCGTTCTGCACGACGAAGGGCTTTGGCCAGGGGCCACACCGGACGGGCTGGGTCGAGCGCGACCTGACGGTCGCCTCGGCCCGGACGCCCGACCTCATCCGGGCCGCGATGCTCGCGCTGGGCGAGGCGTTCGTCGCGGCCGACGCGCAGGGCCGGACCTACAGGTACCGGAAGGCCGGCGTGATCCTCAATGAACTCCGGCCGGTGGGGACGGAGCAGGGCGCACTGTTCGGGGCCGACGAGCGGACGCCGGAGTGGACGGCGGCGCAGGGCCGGCTCATGGACGCGGTCGACGCGTGCAACCGGCGGTTCGGGCGGCGGGCCGTCGCGTTCGCGGCGATGGGACCGCTGAGCGCGCTCAGAAAGGCGCGGGACGGGGCGGCCGGGGCGCCGCAGTGGGAGATGCGAAGGGAGCGGATGAGCCCGCGCTACACGACGCGGTGGGGAGAGATCGCTGCCGTCCGGGCATGA
- a CDS encoding tyrosine-type recombinase/integrase — translation MAGLHKDKRTGIYTVQFYDADRSPKRKQVSTGTRDFRTARRLHRRWEAAYAEGRYDPWTDPPPEATEARLVRTVTTPTLAEARDAFLLSRSHLASNTRLNYERVTRWYVEHAGGDRPIATVNSDSVTTWLNTRDVRPVSKANYLRHLRAFVRFCVERGWAASDVTDDVGLERVPRQFPKALRPDQVEAVAAYAERHCRDGEERSAAWAAQFVRLGAETAMRRNGLHLRWDHVDLERGHLTVACTDAFTSKSGAERRIPLSSRAASVLDDLGGGRSSPSGLVLVAGRGRGVHPGTCSKTVKRFAVAAGVPDLTPHVLRHSSVTWLIERGVPVPVVQRFAGHADVATTMLYCSVADDVAGDRIRSALDGPG, via the coding sequence ATGGCAGGACTCCACAAGGACAAGCGGACGGGGATCTACACCGTCCAGTTCTACGACGCGGACCGGTCGCCCAAGAGGAAGCAGGTGTCGACGGGGACGCGCGACTTCCGGACGGCGAGGAGGCTCCACAGGCGGTGGGAGGCGGCGTACGCGGAGGGCCGTTACGACCCGTGGACCGACCCTCCCCCGGAGGCGACCGAGGCGCGGCTGGTCAGGACTGTGACGACCCCCACGCTGGCTGAGGCTCGCGACGCCTTCCTGCTCAGCAGGTCCCACCTCGCGTCGAACACGAGGCTGAACTACGAGCGGGTCACGCGCTGGTACGTCGAGCACGCGGGGGGCGATCGGCCCATCGCGACTGTCAACAGCGACTCGGTCACTACGTGGTTGAACACGCGCGATGTGCGGCCGGTATCGAAGGCGAACTACCTCCGGCACCTCCGGGCGTTCGTCCGGTTCTGCGTCGAGCGCGGCTGGGCGGCCTCGGACGTCACGGACGACGTGGGGTTGGAGCGAGTGCCACGCCAGTTCCCCAAGGCCCTCCGGCCCGACCAGGTCGAGGCCGTCGCCGCGTACGCCGAGCGTCACTGTCGGGACGGCGAGGAGCGGTCGGCCGCGTGGGCCGCCCAGTTCGTCCGCCTCGGGGCGGAGACGGCGATGAGGCGGAACGGGCTCCACCTGAGGTGGGACCACGTCGACCTGGAGCGCGGGCACCTCACGGTGGCCTGTACGGACGCGTTCACGTCGAAGTCCGGGGCCGAGCGCAGGATCCCGTTGTCGTCGCGGGCCGCCTCTGTGCTCGACGATCTCGGAGGCGGGCGGTCGTCGCCATCGGGGTTGGTCCTGGTCGCGGGGCGGGGGAGGGGCGTTCACCCCGGGACGTGCAGCAAGACGGTCAAGCGGTTCGCCGTGGCCGCGGGCGTCCCGGACCTCACGCCCCACGTCCTCAGGCACTCGTCCGTCACGTGGCTGATCGAGAGGGGCGTTCCCGTCCCGGTCGTCCAGCGCTTCGCGGGCCACGCCGACGTCGCGACGACGATGCTCTACTGCTCCGTCGCCGACGACGTCGCGGGGGACCGGATCCGGTCGGCGCTGGACGGGCCCGGTTGA